In Bacillus pumilus, the sequence CTCCCGCAGCATACAAAAAGAGCGGTAGAGAACGCAGTGAAGAGTACGGTGAATAATAACGGACTCGTTTTAAACTTTGCGCTCAATTATGGAGGGCGAACAGAAATCGTCTCAGCATGCAGACAAATTTCTGAAAAAGTCAAAGAAGGTAAGCTTAGAGCAGAAGACATCACAGAAGAGATGTTTTCAGCTTATTTAATGACAGAATCTCTTCAAGATCCGGATTTGCTTATTCGCACGAGTGGAGAAATTAGATTAAGCAACTTTATGCTTTGGCAAATTGCGTACAGCGAGTTTGTCTTTACGGATGTGCTTTGGCCTGACTTTTCTGATGAGCATCTTATAGGCGCTATCGGAGAGTACCAGCGTCGCGGCCGGAGGTTCGGTGGAATTTAGAGGGTGGTGCAGATGAAACAAAGAATTTTGACGGGTGTTTTGGCAGCTGCAGTGTTTTTATTTGCTGTTATTTATGGACAGATGCCTTTTACCCTGCTGATTTATTTAATGGGAAGTGTCGCTCTCTTTGAGCTTCTGAGAATGAAAAAGATTTCGATTTTCAGTTTTCCTGGTATTGTCAGCTTAATATTGCTTTGGCTTTTAATGGGCGGAGAGAATGGTTTCTTCCC encodes:
- a CDS encoding isoprenyl transferase; protein product: MLNILKNWKNQQTAASNLESLTKEDILNGEIPEHIAIIMDGNGRWAKKRALPRVAGHHEGMKVVKRMTKLANELNVKVLTLYAFSTENWKRPKLEVDFLMKLPEEFLNIYLPELIEENVRVRLTGDPDGLPQHTKRAVENAVKSTVNNNGLVLNFALNYGGRTEIVSACRQISEKVKEGKLRAEDITEEMFSAYLMTESLQDPDLLIRTSGEIRLSNFMLWQIAYSEFVFTDVLWPDFSDEHLIGAIGEYQRRGRRFGGI